The proteins below come from a single Candidatus Methylomirabilota bacterium genomic window:
- a CDS encoding hemolysin family protein has protein sequence MDSLTGLELAGLGVLVLLSALLTGAEAAYFSLGRARLKRLAEEQGPAEGPLVPLLTRPHELLVTLLVGITLVNIAASALAATMAAKLFGPAGLAVAIGAMTVLLVVFGEVLPMTLAVERPERYSAWVSRPVAWLSALLWPVRAILNGLTTVTLRFVGSERKQGEPEISEAELRTLVDVGAREGVVDRTEREMIHKVFELEDTLVREVMVPRPDMFCLDVATPPAEILRLLRDQLHSRVPVFEETVDQIVGVLYTKDLLPYLRGLPGDFDQRRHLHPPYFVPESKRADALLREFQAKKLHLAIVVDEYGGTAGLVTLEDLLEELVGEIRDEFDEEERLIQKVDAATYRVSGKLPIDELNAATGLNLPNESFDTVGGWVLDLFGRVPHRGEKAQTVEVSVAVEKVQRTRVVEVLVKLNRRSGGSRAA, from the coding sequence GTGGATAGCCTGACCGGCCTCGAGCTCGCTGGCCTGGGTGTTCTCGTGCTCCTCTCCGCCCTCCTCACCGGCGCTGAGGCGGCCTATTTCTCGCTCGGGCGCGCGCGGCTCAAGCGGCTGGCCGAGGAGCAGGGCCCTGCAGAGGGCCCGCTCGTGCCGCTCCTCACGCGCCCTCACGAGCTTCTCGTCACGCTCCTGGTCGGCATCACCCTCGTCAACATCGCCGCCTCGGCGCTCGCCGCGACGATGGCCGCCAAGCTCTTCGGCCCCGCGGGCCTGGCCGTCGCCATCGGCGCGATGACGGTGCTCCTCGTGGTCTTCGGCGAGGTCCTGCCGATGACGCTCGCCGTCGAGCGCCCGGAGCGATACTCCGCGTGGGTCAGCCGGCCTGTCGCCTGGCTGTCGGCTCTGCTCTGGCCGGTGCGCGCCATATTGAACGGGCTCACCACCGTAACGTTGCGCTTCGTCGGATCGGAGCGGAAGCAGGGCGAACCCGAGATCTCGGAGGCCGAGCTGCGCACACTCGTGGACGTGGGCGCCCGCGAGGGCGTAGTGGACCGCACCGAGCGCGAGATGATCCACAAGGTCTTCGAGCTCGAGGACACGCTGGTGCGCGAGGTCATGGTGCCGAGGCCAGACATGTTCTGCCTGGACGTGGCGACTCCGCCCGCCGAGATCCTTCGCCTCCTGCGCGACCAGCTGCACTCGCGCGTGCCGGTCTTCGAGGAGACGGTGGACCAGATCGTCGGCGTCCTCTACACCAAGGACCTCCTGCCCTACCTGCGCGGCCTTCCCGGGGACTTCGACCAGCGCAGGCACTTGCACCCGCCCTACTTCGTGCCAGAGTCCAAGCGCGCCGACGCGCTGCTGCGCGAGTTCCAGGCCAAGAAGCTCCACCTGGCCATCGTCGTGGACGAGTATGGCGGCACGGCCGGCCTCGTCACGCTCGAGGACCTGCTCGAGGAGCTGGTGGGCGAGATCCGCGACGAGTTCGACGAGGAGGAGCGGCTCATTCAGAAGGTGGACGCCGCGACCTACCGTGTCTCGGGCAAGCTGCCCATCGACGAGCTCAATGCCGCCACGGGCCTGAACCTGCCCAATGAATCCTTCGACACGGTAGGCGGCTGGGTGCTCGACCTCTTTGGCCGCGTGCCCCACAGGGGCGAGAAGGCGCAGACCGTCGAGGTGAGCGTGGCCGTCGAGAAGGTCCAGCGTACCCGGGTGGTCGAGGTGCTGGTGAAGCTCAACCGCCGCTCCGGCGGGAGCCGCGCGGCATGA
- a CDS encoding aminodeoxychorismate/anthranilate synthase component II, which yields MILVLDNYDSFTYNLVQYLGELGATMRVARNDKITVEEIERLEPEGIVISPGPGNPDGAGISLALIRRFHETTPILGVCLGHQAIGQAFGGTVSRARKQMHGKISRIHHDTRGVFAALPQDFEATRYHSLVVLDQRFPALLEVSARAEDGEIMGLRHRRFPVEGVQFHPESILTGQGKALLRNFLGLTRSAAVA from the coding sequence ATGATTCTCGTGCTCGACAACTACGACTCTTTCACCTACAACCTGGTCCAGTACCTGGGCGAGTTGGGCGCCACGATGCGCGTGGCGCGCAACGACAAGATCACGGTCGAGGAGATCGAGCGCCTGGAGCCCGAGGGCATCGTGATCTCGCCGGGTCCCGGCAACCCGGACGGCGCCGGCATCTCGCTGGCGCTCATCCGCCGCTTCCACGAGACCACCCCGATCCTGGGCGTCTGCCTCGGGCACCAGGCCATCGGCCAGGCCTTCGGTGGAACGGTCAGCCGGGCCCGCAAGCAGATGCACGGCAAGATCTCGCGCATTCACCACGACACGCGCGGCGTCTTCGCCGCGCTGCCGCAGGACTTCGAGGCGACGCGCTATCACTCCCTCGTCGTGCTGGACCAGCGCTTCCCGGCTCTCCTGGAAGTCTCGGCGCGCGCGGAGGACGGCGAGATCATGGGCCTGCGCCACCGGCGCTTCCCCGTCGAGGGCGTCCAGTTCCACCCCGAGTCCATTCTGACCGGACAGGGCAAGGCGCTCCTGCGGAACTTTCTCGGGCTCACGCGCTCTGCGGCGGTCGCGTGA
- the thiL gene encoding thiamine-phosphate kinase, giving the protein MGAADPPSRSSSPGELELIRLIRRTVERSPAERVETGIGDDTAVLLPQPGARLLATTDLIIEDVHFRRAWASPFDIGWKAMAVNLSDIAGKGGRPLWALVGLALPAPADPAEVEALYEGMRRAAAPHGVAIVGGDTSVSPRGWFVDVTLLGEHLGVPRLRSAAKPGDAVAVTGTLGRSAAGLAALEAGRARLGTVRPETIEVVTAAHLRPTARVAEGRWFGAAAGVHAMMDCSDGLATDLGHICRESRVGARVELDRLPVDPAAREVAGALGTDALSWATSGGEDFELLLTCDPASVDALRDGLGRATGTALTVVGEIETLNALEAGVTFLGAGGLRVAIPAGYEHFSG; this is encoded by the coding sequence ATGGGCGCGGCGGACCCTCCAAGTCGTTCGTCCTCCCCCGGCGAGCTCGAGCTCATCAGGCTCATCCGCCGGACCGTCGAACGTAGTCCGGCCGAGCGTGTAGAGACCGGCATCGGCGACGACACGGCGGTGCTGCTGCCCCAGCCGGGCGCGCGTCTCCTCGCGACCACGGATCTCATCATCGAGGACGTCCACTTTCGCCGCGCCTGGGCTTCGCCCTTCGACATCGGCTGGAAGGCCATGGCCGTCAACCTCTCGGATATCGCAGGCAAGGGCGGCCGCCCGCTCTGGGCGCTCGTCGGGCTGGCGCTCCCCGCCCCCGCCGACCCCGCGGAGGTCGAGGCGCTGTACGAGGGCATGAGGCGGGCCGCGGCGCCCCACGGCGTCGCGATCGTCGGCGGTGACACTTCCGTATCTCCCAGGGGCTGGTTCGTCGACGTCACCCTGTTGGGGGAGCACCTGGGCGTCCCGAGGCTCCGCTCCGCGGCCAAGCCGGGGGACGCCGTGGCGGTGACCGGCACGCTTGGACGGTCGGCCGCCGGGCTGGCTGCGCTCGAAGCGGGACGCGCTCGGCTCGGCACCGTGCGGCCGGAAACGATCGAGGTCGTCACCGCGGCGCACCTCCGTCCCACGGCGCGGGTCGCCGAGGGGCGCTGGTTCGGCGCCGCCGCAGGCGTGCATGCCATGATGGACTGCTCTGACGGCCTCGCCACAGACCTCGGCCACATCTGCCGCGAGAGCCGCGTCGGCGCTCGCGTCGAGCTCGACCGCCTGCCGGTGGATCCCGCCGCGCGCGAAGTCGCGGGCGCCCTCGGTACCGACGCGCTCTCGTGGGCGACCTCAGGCGGCGAGGACTTCGAGCTCCTCCTGACCTGCGACCCGGCGTCCGTGGACGCGCTCCGCGACGGCCTCGGCCGGGCCACGGGCACGGCGCTCACCGTGGTCGGCGAGATCGAGACCCTCAACGCGCTCGAGGCGGGAGTGACCTTCCTCGGCGCCGGCGGCCTGCGCGTCGCGATACCCGCTGGGTACGAGCACTTCAGTGGATAG
- a CDS encoding hemolysin family protein, with the protein MIYFWAIGLAVLVTALLSAAEMAFIAANRVRMRHLAETGDATAARYLEAFRHPERMLSTAMMGVTVAHIAASSLATWALIPVAGGWAAFLVTVTLVPVMLIFGEVIPKTAAREWATALIRRLFPVLEMATVVLAPVTWGARALVGGALQTVGLRSATTRQFVSREELKLLLQLEPTEADVTSSEAEMIDKIFDLGDTAVREIMVPLVDVAALPEDATPDDAIRLIQERGFSRIPVYADRELNVVGVVTAMDLLRRGAEAPDLKTLMRPATYAPETKRIDELLTEMQKGRVQLAVVVDEYGGAVGIVTVEDIVEQIVGEIQDEHDRTPAMAERLPDGSYRVSGRERVEELNDALDWSLPTGDFETVAGLVLATVHRLPLVGEEFQVGRHTFTVLEADPRRILTVRITPPAPP; encoded by the coding sequence ATGATCTATTTCTGGGCCATCGGCTTAGCGGTGCTCGTGACGGCGCTGCTCTCCGCGGCCGAGATGGCCTTCATCGCGGCGAACCGGGTGCGGATGCGCCATTTGGCCGAGACCGGCGACGCCACGGCGGCGCGCTACCTCGAAGCGTTCCGCCATCCGGAGCGTATGCTGTCAACGGCCATGATGGGCGTCACCGTCGCCCACATCGCGGCGTCCTCCCTCGCCACCTGGGCCCTCATTCCCGTGGCGGGCGGCTGGGCAGCCTTCCTCGTCACGGTGACCCTCGTGCCGGTCATGCTGATCTTTGGCGAGGTCATCCCGAAAACCGCGGCGCGCGAGTGGGCCACGGCCCTGATTCGGCGCCTCTTCCCGGTGCTCGAGATGGCGACCGTGGTACTGGCGCCGGTGACCTGGGGGGCGAGGGCGCTGGTCGGCGGGGCGCTCCAGACGGTCGGCCTGCGCAGCGCGACCACTCGGCAGTTCGTCTCCCGCGAAGAGCTCAAGCTCCTCCTGCAGCTCGAGCCCACGGAGGCCGACGTCACCTCGTCCGAGGCCGAGATGATCGACAAGATCTTCGACCTGGGCGACACGGCGGTGCGGGAGATCATGGTGCCGCTCGTCGACGTGGCCGCCCTGCCAGAGGACGCCACCCCCGACGACGCGATCCGCCTCATTCAGGAGCGCGGTTTCTCGCGCATCCCCGTCTACGCCGACCGCGAGCTCAACGTCGTGGGCGTTGTCACGGCGATGGATCTCCTGCGGCGCGGGGCGGAGGCCCCCGATCTCAAGACGTTGATGCGGCCGGCGACGTACGCGCCGGAGACGAAGCGGATCGACGAGCTCTTGACCGAGATGCAGAAGGGACGGGTCCAGCTCGCGGTCGTGGTGGACGAGTACGGCGGAGCCGTCGGCATCGTGACGGTGGAGGACATCGTCGAGCAGATCGTGGGCGAGATCCAGGACGAGCATGATCGGACGCCGGCCATGGCGGAACGGCTGCCGGATGGCAGCTATCGCGTGTCCGGGCGGGAGCGGGTCGAGGAGCTCAACGATGCCCTCGACTGGAGCCTGCCGACGGGCGACTTCGAGACGGTGGCGGGGCTCGTCCTGGCAACGGTGCACCGCCTCC